One part of the Aspergillus fumigatus Af293 chromosome 7, whole genome shotgun sequence genome encodes these proteins:
- the stt4 gene encoding 1-phosphatidylinositol 4-kinase STT4 — MDCFFTDIRRRALDKLATLSVTEADCDDLSNLARLSQRCPHPPSRSNASPDDVRNNKRTISQLPMGSRELDVLLALCDAAPLVTKIDHASKMVSQLSPYLPESHSQCFRPSPFLYDLKPSPWEKLTYKLTSSLLSLGSNFPPLRSTTLSAINEYLYSCADAIDAITPLQRYDSAGDKFGSVQEHKRILSLAVSLVGFLEASAQFPSLWSASEKLQIVEHVRSMLSESFMVAIETASSTVRNASLADPTLRDWRRYTRQYAANRRPLGAMLLQQGFMRFVKSCATSLVGAQNLSDEELLDDYMNGVGIARSSDDAEITLIDRITEIIADEIQLLEDGSDYLQLGSPLQKQLTFSVKAFALIGYLNCVILSGNAANSGAFLSWLEDTLADPNQMASLELATATLKSIAIISRMSLASASSGSRSLLRFIIEGCVLGEYTGSVAGKCLAQVLGILSQDAVITTLYSLGNALSPGSGSDKYYHSQLLNENARQADSVSSVPPPIGIGSTVSISAIGDHDNATCRNILRAIVTIAVSSNDEKISALAQSMLLQKIGKVNIAVDALIIRETASLSLSTGQADFQLLLKFYDRAYQDSIARNFSDVTNAVKGAMAYISLTLRRDSPLFRVYLVHLLECIVNKGDAVSESERQKEVVLAPEAISFLLRPLALLISSDEGGAETQQTDVIYDEDVTALFRDAWFNISVHGISTQSAVTRSHIRELRLLAKNSPPLIAESRLEMLESDVELNTILRRGMSPQRLIELKRILMAELPDCESGIKHLNYPKVVFLNASLLVESLRASSGNCTKVLNYFRDPALTTADMASCMSSIADKVVADYLSLTLSADDENFSVPYLSKELAQFFMACCHRIERVQSVAMLCADKIIRECPSALCDKHSLFALLELLTVMWLSCLEEELDEFEWKASYASPMGIVKVDLADDYNARKRTLNTLLERAKAWVAAVIDIAPLDVKGLLQTYLSISNDTVDGSHISLGRSFALDMGSTIPRSDQRLGSFQSFGISRVNVASDFIAQYTIRQQYRAPDPLATKYLEQGSEKSKGEDCGKMSGSPLKPSEHVRNMLHRLHYQLKAGNNVVISEFRDTLRIAAAILCGSDYFQPSILHHLVILPFQLFSEESMNMGVALWLGAIYENPKLGPRILAEAIEAWEETIQRRKGLFDRSFDYVDPMYTKIELLPSDKALLLKKQQKAQATLAPHLIALRFFESHFNAVRLNSAQNRRLFSRLIDRTTVGLLQTSGHPLARELHFRIVLFGSRVIQDSFQPEKVAWWKLNDQLLSAALDWFKHPPRWSFGGNRLQVKAEDQILDDVSRYLRRLSGVPSHTRDNFKPLQLKYDLLQLLIEHERSRLRVWLYPLEGDRKHFQISGNRNSAEEAIHLLRLAWTESPGLAIQLSSRYSSPKMKNDIRSLLLDFPEKALDEPSSLELMLGAALPSDVSFQLKYLLYWAAVNPTEALTYFLPAYGNHPFVLQYAMRALESHPIDVRFYFVPQLVQALRYDALGYVERYILETAKQSQLFAHQVIWNMKANSYKDEDSQIPDPLKPTLDRFMDTLISSFSDEERDFYEREFSFFNDITGISGKLRPYIKKSKPEKKAKIEEELRKIKVEIGVYLPSNPDGVVVGIDRKSGKPLQSHAKAPYMATFRIQKTRTRGDERESQGQSRSSTAGHDASTKTLSAPLHSPSSQETYEVWQSAIFKVGDDCRQDMLALQMIAAFRSIFASAGLDVWVFPYRVTSTAPGCGVIDVLPNSISRDMLGREAVNGLYDYFISKYGGEHSMRFQEARTNFVKSMAAYSVISYLLQFKDRHNGNIMIDDAGHIIHIDFGFCFDIAPGGVRFERAPFKLTSEMVAVMSGTSHPHIHSHSGSNGGLGLPGGHSNNPTSTQPYRWFESLVIKAFLASRPFCTKLSHIVSLMLDSGLPCFKPDTLKNFRDRFVLEKNEREAAEYMRELIRKSYMSVSTKGYDQFQLLTNGIPY; from the exons ATGGACTG CTTCTTCACAGACATCAGACGCCGTGCCTTGGACAAACTTGCAACTTTATCAGTCACAGAAGCAGACTGCGATGACCTGTCGAACCTCGCGCGGCTCTCTCAACGATGTCCGCATCCTCCCAGTCGTTCGAATGCCTCGCCAGATGATGTCAGAAACAACAAGAGAACGATCTCCCAGTTGCCGATG GGTTCTAGAGAATTGGATGTACTGCTCGCTTTATGCGATGCTGCTCCTTTGGTTACCAAAATTGATCACGCATCGAAAATGGTGTCACAACTTTCCCCCTATCTACCCGAATCTCATAGCCAGTGCTTTAGGCCGTCCCCTTTCCTGTATGACCTGAAGCCTTCACCTTGGGAGAAGCTTACTTATAAACTGACATCGTCACTGCTCTCACTGGGCTCCAATTTTCCCCCGTTACGCTCGACCACTCTCAGCGCTATCAACGAGTACTTGTATAGCTGTGCGGATGCTATAGATGCCATTACGCCTCTTCAGCGCTACGATTCTGCAGGCGACAAATTCGGTTCTGTTCAAGAGCACAAACGCATACTGTCACTCGCCGTTTCTCTTGTTGGATTTTTAGAAGCATCCGCACAGTTTCCTTCACTTTGGTCCGCCAGTGAAAAACTGCAGATTGTTGAGCACGTACGATCTATGTTGTCTGAAAGTTTCATGGTTGCAATTGAGACCGCCTCTTCTACCGTGCGCAATGCGAGCTTGGCTGATCCTACGTTGAGGGACTGGAGAAGGTACACCCGGCAATATGCGGCAAACAGACGTCCTCTAGGCGCTATGCTTCTGCAGCAAGGGTTCATGCGTTTCGTCAAGTCATGCGCTACTTCCCTTGTGGGAGCTCAAAATTTGTCTGATGAAGAGCTTCTTGACGACTACATGAATGGTGTCGGAATTGCCAGGAGTAGCGATGACGCTGAAATCACCCTCATTGATCGTATAACTGAGATAATTGCTGACGAAATTCAACTCCTTGAGGATGGTTCCGATTATCTTCAACTGGGCTCACCCTTGCAAAAGCAGCTCACCTTTTCTGTGAAAGCGTTTGCTCTTATTGGATACTTGAACTGCGTCATATTGAGTGGAAATGCTGCCAACAGTGGGGCCTTTCTATCTTGGTTGGAAGACACACTGGCAGACCCCAATCAAATGGCAAGTCTTGAGCTTGCAACTGCCACCCTGAAAAGCATAGCTATCATCTCAAGGATGTCTCTGGCCAGTGCATCCTCTGGAAGCCGCTCTCTTTTGAGGTTCATTATTGAAGGGTGCGTGCTAGGGGAATATACTGGGTCTGTTGCTGGAAAGTGTCTGGCTCAAGTACTTGGCATTTTGTCTCAAGATGCCGTCATAACAACTCTTTACTCTCTCGGGAACGCTTTGAGCCCTGGCTCAGGCTCTGACAAATATTATCATAGTCAGCTCTTGAATGAGAATGCTCGGCAAGCCGACAGTGTTTCTTCCGTTCCACCACCAATTGGTATTGGTAGTACGGTCTCCATTTCAGCCATTGGTGACCACGATAATGCAACCTGCAGAAACATTCTCCGTGCTATTGTGACAATTGCAGTCAGCTCCAATGACGAGAAAATCAGTGCGCTAGCTCAGTCAATGCTTTTGCAAAAGATCGGCAAAGTCAACATTGCAGTGGATGCTCTCATCATTAGAGAAACTGCCTCCCTCTCATTGAGCACAGGACAAGCAGACTTTCAACTCCTGCTCAAGTTTTATGACCGTGCTTATCAAGACAGTATCGCCCGGAATTTCAGTGATGTCACAAATGCAGTCAAGGGCGCAATGGCATACATATCTCTCACGCTGAGGAGGGATTCCCCACTTTTCCGGGTCTATTTGGTTCATCTCTTGGAATGTATCGTGAATAAAGGCGATGCAGTAAGCGAAAGTGAGCGGCAGAAGGAGGTTGTTCTAGCACCAGAGGCCATCAGTTTTCTCCTCAGACCTCTGGCTCTCCTCATTTCATCAGACGAAGGGGGAGCTGAGACACAACAGACAGATGTAATTTATGATGAAGACGTCACTGCCCTGTTCCGTGATGCTTGGTTTAATATCTCTGTTCATGGGATCTCGACTCAGTCAGCTGTTACTCGAAGCCATATCCGAGAATTACGCTTGCTCGCAAAGAACTCTCCGCCCCTGATTGCTGAAAGTCGCTTAGAGATGCTCGAGAGTGACGTAGAGCTGAACACAATCCTCAGACGCGGAATGAGCCCCCAACGGTTGATAGAGCTCAAGAGGATTCTCATGGCCGAGCTACCTGATTGCGAATCAGGGATTAAACATCTGAATTATCCAAAAGTGGTCTTCCTCAACGCTTCTTTGTTGGTTGAGAGCCTCCGTGCGTCGTCGGGAAATTGCACCAAAGTTCTCAATTATTTCCGCGACCCAGCCTTGACTACAGCTGACATGGCCAGTTGCATGAGCTCCATTGCAGATAAAGTCGTCGCTGACTACTTATCCCTGACCCTATCTGCGGACGATGAGAATTTCTCTGTTCCTTATTTGTCAAAGGAATTGGCTCAATTCTTCATGGCTTGCTGTCATCGTATAGAACGAGTGCAGAGCGTCGCCATGTTGTGCGCCGACAAGATCATTAGAGAATGCCCATCAGCTCTCTGTGATAAACATTCCCTATTCGCTCTTCTTGAATTGCTGACTGTAATGTGGCTGTCGTGTCTTGAGGAAGAGCTTGATGAGTTTGAGTGGAAGGCTTCCTATGCATCACCGATGGGAATTGTTAAGGTTGATCTTGCCGACGACTACAATGCCAGGAAGAGAACTCTGAACACACTCCTTGAGCGAGCTAAAGCTTGGGTAGCAGCAGTTATAGATATTGCACCTCTGGATGTGAAAGGCCTTCTCCAG ACATACCTGTCCATTTCCAACGACACCGTTGACGGCAGCCACATCTCGCTGGGTCGTTCATTTGCTCTCGACATGGGCTCTACAATTCCCCGAAGCGATCAGCGACTCG GATCATTTCAAAGCTTCGGGATTAGCAGGGTAAACGTTGCCTCTGACTTTATTGCACAATACACCATCCGCCAGCAGTACCGGGCTCCAGACCCGCTCGCGACGAAATATTTGGAACAGGGATCTGAGAAGAGCAAAG GCGAAGACTGTGGGAAGATGTCCGGAAGCCCCCTGAAACCCAGCGAGCATGTCAGAAATATGCTGCACCGTCTCCACTATCAGCTCAAGGCGGGAAATAACGTTGTCATATCAGAATTCAGGGATACGCTGCGAATAGCTGCTGCTATCTTGTGTGGCTCAGACTACTTTCAGCCCTCAATTCTGCACCACCTGGTCATCTTGCCGTTTCAACTGTTCTCAGAGGAGTCGATGAACATGGGTGTCGCACTGTGGCTTGGTGCGATATATGAAAATCCAAAGCTTGGACCCCGGATCCTCGCAGAAGCGATAGAAGCTTGGGAGGAAACTATTCAGCGCAGGAAGGGCTTGTTCGACCGTTCTTTCGA CTACGTTGATCCGATGTATACGAAGATTGAGCTGCTTCCTAGTGACAAAGCCCTattgttgaagaagcaacaGAAGGCTCAGGCCACTCTCGCGCCGCATCTAATTGCCCTTCGTTTTTTTGAGAGCCATTTTAATGCCGTTCGATTGAACAGCGCCCAGAACCGCCGTCTATTCAGTCGTCTTATTGATAGAACGACTGTTGGGCTTCTGCAAACAAGTGGCCACCCCTTGGCTAGAGAGTTACATTTCCGTATTGTCCTCTTTGGCTCAAGGGTCATACAAGATTCTTTTCAACCAGAAAAGGTGGCTTGGTGGAAGCTCAACGATCAATTATTGTCTGCTGCGCTCGATTGGTTCAAGCATCCGCCGAG GTGGTCCTTTGGGGGCAATAGGTTGCAGGTCAAAGCCGAAGACCAAATACTCGACGATGTTAGCCGTTATTTACGTCGACTTTCGGGTGTGCCCTCTCACACACGAGACAACTTCAAACCACTGCAACTCAAGtatgatcttcttcagctgctcaTAGAACATGAGAGATCCCGTTTAAGAGTGTGGCTATATCCTTTAGAGGGGGATCGAAAGCATTTCCAGATTTCTGGAAACAGAAACTCTGCAGAG GAAGCTATTCATCTTCTGCGGCTTGCCTGGACCGAGAGTCCTGGGCTAGCGATCCAACTCTCGTCGCGCTACTCGTctccgaagatgaagaatgaTATACGTTCGCTATTGCTCGATTTCCCTGAGAAGGCTTTGGACGAGCCGAGCAGTCTCGAGTTGATGCTGGGTGCAGCACTGCCTTCGGATGTCTCTTTTCAGCTGAAG TATTTATTATATTGGGCAGCAGTCAATCCCACAGAAGCTTTGACTTATTTTTTACCAGCATATGGCAATCATCCGTTTGTTCTACAATACGCCATGAGAGCGTTGGAAAGCCACCCCATAGATGTTCGTTTCTACTTTGTCCCACAGCTCGTTCAGGCTTTGCGATACGATGCATTGGGCTATGTAGAGCGTTACATTCTTGAGACAGCCAAACAATCGCAATTGTTTGCCCATCAAGTGATTTGGAACATGAAAGCCAACTCTTATAAGGACGAAGACTCCCAGATT CCCGACCCGCTCAAGCCGACTCTTGACCGTTTCATGGATACTCTCATTTCTAGCTtcagcgacgaggagcgTGATTTTTATGAAAGGGagttttctttcttcaacGACATCACCGGTATATCAGGAAAACTTCGGCCATATATCAAGAAAAGTAAAcccgagaagaaggcgaagatcgAGGAAGAACTTCGAAAAATCAAGGTCGAGATTGGTGTTTATCTTCCGAGCAATCCGGATGGAGTCGTCGTTGGGATCGACCGAAAATCTGGTAAACCACTACAAAGCCATGCAAAGGCTCCATACATGGCAACCTTTCGGATTCAAAAAACAAGGACCCGTGGGGACGAACGAGAATCCCAGGGCCAATCCCGCTCGAGTACTGCTGGCCATGATGCCTCGACGAAGACGTTGTCGGCGCCTCTGcattctccttcctcccaAGAGACGTACGAAGTTTGGCAGTCAGCTATCTTCAAGGTTGGTGATGACTGTCGCCAGGACATGCTGGCTTTGCAGATGATCGCGGCTTTTCGCAGTATCTTTGCTAGTGCAGGGCTTGACGTTTGGGTATTTCCCTACAGAGTGACTTCAACGGCCCCTGGCTGCGGAGTAATTGACGTTCTTCCCAACTCCATCTCTCGTGATATGCTAGGTCGCGAAGCAGTAAATGGTCTTTACGACTACTTCATTTCCAAGTACGGCGGGGAGCATTCCATGCGATTCCAGGAAGCGCGAACGAATTTTGTGAAGAGCATGGCTGCCTATTCAGTCATCTCTTACCTTTTGCAGTTCAAAGATCGGCATAACGGTAACATTATGATCGATGATGCTGGCCATATCATACACATtgactttggcttctgcttTGACATTGCTCCAGGTGGTGTACGTTTTGAGCGCGCACCTTTCAAGCTCACATCCGAGATGGTGGCTGTCATGAGCGGTACTTCACATCCACATATCCATTCACATAGTGGCTCGAATGGCGGGCTCGGCTTGCCTGGAGGGCACTCCAACAACCCAACTTCTACACAGCCGTACCGGTGGTTTGAATCCTTGGTAATAAAGGCTTTCCTCGCATCCCGTCCCTTTTGCACCAAGCTCTCTCATATTGTGTCGTTGATGCTTGATAGCGGCCTGCCGTGCTTCAAACCTGATACGCTCAAGAACTTCCGTGACAGGTTTGTGCTAGAGAAGAACGAGAGGGAGGCAGCCGAGTACATGCGGGAACTCATCCGCAAATCCTACATGAGCGTTTCAACGAAGGGATATGATCAGTTTCAGTTGTTGACAAACGGAATACCTTACTGA